One Gemmatimonadota bacterium genomic region harbors:
- a CDS encoding molybdopterin-dependent oxidoreductase — translation MATASPPLPAAAPHNIRGACPHDCPDTCATVVTVVDGKATAIRGDAEHPVTAGFLCAKVNRYLERTYHADRLTTPLKRTGPKGSGSFQRVTWDEALDDIAARLRGIVDSAGAEAILPYSYAGTMGMIQGESVDRRFFHALGASRLLRTICSTAGSEGLTMTNGSRVGADSEAMAQSDLVLLWGTNTLTANPHLWPFVLQARANGAPVICIDPIRTRTAEQCDEWLAIRPGTDAALALAMMHVMFAEGLEDRDYIERHTLGGDALRDRVSAWSPERAAPITGLPAARIRALGRQYGRARAAFVRINYGLQRHAGGGMAVRTIACLPSVAGHWRRPGGGVQLSTSGNFKFNREALGRPDLGSAARAINMVRLGEALNAPDAGVGGPPVQALVVYNSNPADIAPDRNAVLRGLAREDLFTVVLEHFQTNTADWADYVLPATTQLEHWDIHLAYGHNYVTLNRPAIAPLGEARPNSEIFRQLGRRMGLPSELFADDDPSLIQLTLASPHASLDGVTWERLLAHGWVRLNLPSPYLPFATGGFGTPSGKCEFYSEQMAALGLDPLPTFTPPRELPEEDPERAARFPLMLISSPRHYFLNSTFVNIASLRKQAEPECVMHPLDAERRGLVHGTRVVIHNDRGHFVTVLRVEDSVREGVVWAPSIWWGKYSPDGNNANAVTGQGETDLGRGPVFYDTLVDVSAAD, via the coding sequence ATGGCTACCGCTTCGCCCCCACTCCCCGCCGCCGCTCCGCACAACATTCGCGGCGCGTGCCCCCATGACTGCCCCGACACCTGTGCCACGGTGGTCACCGTTGTCGATGGCAAGGCGACGGCCATTCGCGGGGATGCCGAGCACCCCGTAACGGCCGGGTTCCTGTGCGCGAAGGTAAACCGCTACCTGGAAAGGACTTACCACGCGGATCGGCTCACGACGCCACTCAAGCGGACAGGCCCCAAGGGATCCGGGTCCTTCCAAAGGGTCACCTGGGACGAAGCGCTGGACGACATCGCCGCAAGGCTGCGAGGCATTGTCGATTCTGCCGGGGCGGAAGCGATTCTTCCCTACTCGTACGCCGGCACCATGGGGATGATACAGGGCGAATCGGTCGACCGACGCTTCTTTCACGCGCTCGGTGCCTCGCGACTGCTGCGCACGATCTGCTCGACCGCCGGCAGCGAGGGACTGACCATGACCAACGGGAGCCGCGTCGGCGCCGATAGCGAGGCGATGGCACAGTCCGACCTGGTGCTCCTGTGGGGGACCAACACCCTCACGGCCAACCCGCACCTCTGGCCGTTTGTCCTTCAGGCCCGGGCGAACGGAGCGCCGGTCATTTGCATCGACCCGATACGGACCCGGACGGCCGAGCAGTGCGACGAGTGGCTCGCAATTCGTCCGGGCACCGACGCCGCACTCGCGCTGGCGATGATGCACGTGATGTTTGCGGAAGGGCTGGAGGACCGCGACTACATCGAACGCCACACGCTCGGCGGCGATGCCCTGCGTGACCGCGTTTCCGCCTGGAGCCCGGAGCGAGCGGCACCCATCACCGGACTCCCGGCGGCGCGCATCCGTGCGCTTGGTCGGCAGTATGGCCGCGCCCGCGCTGCGTTCGTGCGAATCAACTACGGGTTGCAACGCCATGCCGGTGGCGGGATGGCCGTGCGCACGATTGCCTGCCTCCCTTCGGTCGCCGGCCACTGGCGACGGCCGGGCGGCGGCGTGCAGCTGAGCACCAGCGGAAACTTCAAGTTCAATCGCGAGGCTCTTGGTCGGCCCGATCTGGGCTCAGCCGCCCGCGCCATCAACATGGTGCGATTGGGGGAGGCCTTGAACGCACCGGATGCTGGCGTTGGTGGCCCACCCGTGCAGGCCCTGGTGGTCTACAATTCCAATCCCGCCGACATCGCCCCCGATCGGAACGCGGTACTTCGCGGCCTGGCTCGCGAGGACTTGTTCACGGTCGTGCTCGAGCACTTCCAAACGAACACCGCAGACTGGGCCGACTACGTCTTGCCCGCCACCACGCAGCTCGAGCACTGGGACATTCACCTCGCGTACGGGCACAACTACGTCACGCTGAACCGCCCGGCCATCGCACCGCTGGGCGAGGCACGGCCCAACTCCGAGATTTTCCGCCAGCTCGGGCGTCGCATGGGGCTGCCGAGTGAGCTGTTCGCCGACGACGATCCGTCACTCATTCAGCTGACCCTGGCGTCGCCTCACGCCAGCCTCGACGGGGTCACCTGGGAACGGCTGCTCGCGCACGGCTGGGTCCGGCTGAACCTGCCCTCCCCCTACTTGCCGTTTGCCACCGGCGGGTTCGGGACGCCCTCGGGCAAGTGCGAGTTCTACTCCGAACAGATGGCGGCGCTCGGCCTGGACCCGCTCCCGACGTTCACCCCCCCAAGGGAACTGCCGGAGGAGGACCCGGAGCGCGCCGCCCGGTTCCCCCTGATGTTGATCTCGTCGCCGCGCCACTATTTCCTGAACTCGACCTTCGTGAACATTGCGTCCCTGCGCAAGCAGGCGGAGCCGGAATGCGTCATGCACCCCCTCGACGCCGAACGCCGCGGTCTGGTGCACGGGACCCGGGTGGTCATCCACAACGACCGGGGGCACTTCGTCACCGTGCTACGCGTTGAGGATTCGGTGCGTGAGGGCGTGGTGTGGGCGCCCTCGATCTGGTGGGGCAAGTATTCGCCCGACGGCAACAATGCCAACGCGGTCACCGGGCAGGGAGAAACCGACCTCGGGCGTGGACCCGTCTTCTACGATACCCTCGTCGACGTCAGCGCGGCGGACTGA
- a CDS encoding folate-binding protein: protein MTPSSDAHLFWRTDLVRIAFTGPQAAAVVNGLVTNDVAALSPGEGCYAVALTPKGRIVADLRIFRTEDSVLTDTTVEASVGWQALVQKFVNPRLSKYSVVTSGLRFVELYGTTVGQLIATLGAPVSEAYAHAPIALDGMSGRLARLPGVGVHHGAVVWCGDEAAATVEATLRARGATVGSLEGLEAWRVTAGRPRWGLDMDEAMLAQEANMDDLHAISYAKGCYTGQEFVARLHYRGHVNRYLRGLRLEAVVPQGASVVHGDGAVVGDVRSVAVSPLAGPIAIALIRREVPDGAGVRIRTGDVDVGATVVPLPFVH from the coding sequence ATGACCCCGTCGTCTGACGCTCACCTGTTCTGGCGCACCGACCTGGTGCGGATCGCGTTCACCGGGCCGCAGGCCGCCGCAGTGGTCAATGGCTTGGTGACCAACGACGTGGCGGCGTTGAGCCCTGGCGAGGGATGTTATGCCGTCGCACTCACCCCAAAGGGCAGGATCGTTGCCGACCTGCGCATCTTTCGAACCGAGGATTCGGTCCTGACCGACACGACCGTGGAGGCATCAGTGGGCTGGCAGGCCCTCGTACAGAAGTTCGTGAACCCGCGCCTGTCGAAATATTCCGTCGTGACCTCCGGGCTTCGCTTCGTCGAGTTGTACGGGACGACGGTGGGCCAGCTCATCGCCACGTTAGGCGCGCCGGTGTCCGAAGCGTATGCCCACGCGCCCATCGCGCTGGATGGGATGAGCGGGCGGCTTGCCAGGTTGCCAGGGGTCGGAGTGCACCACGGCGCGGTGGTGTGGTGCGGGGACGAAGCCGCGGCCACGGTGGAGGCGACCCTTCGGGCGCGCGGCGCGACCGTTGGATCCCTCGAGGGATTGGAGGCGTGGCGCGTGACCGCCGGTCGCCCGCGGTGGGGCCTCGACATGGATGAGGCTATGCTCGCCCAGGAGGCCAACATGGATGACCTCCACGCGATCTCGTACGCGAAGGGGTGCTACACAGGACAGGAGTTCGTGGCCCGCCTGCACTACCGCGGGCACGTGAACCGCTACCTGCGTGGATTGAGGCTCGAGGCGGTCGTCCCGCAGGGCGCCTCGGTGGTGCACGGTGATGGCGCTGTTGTGGGTGATGTGCGGAGCGTTGCCGTGTCACCCCTGGCCGGTCCGATTGCGATCGCCTTGATCCGGCGCGAAGTCCCGGACGGCGCCGGGGTACGCATCCGGACGGGTGACGTGGACGTGGGCGCGACGGTCGTCCCGCTTCCTTTTGTGCACTAG
- a CDS encoding HAD family phosphatase, giving the protein MRPEAILVELDGIVIDTFAPRRQALNEALRGHQVELTDAEYWDWCAGWPSARAIEAIARERHLPLDATDLELARLRADRALAASLGKGTMLADGARSALERLASRHRLAGVTRLRRADVAPILELARLEHAFSFVIGAEDATADKPDPAPYHLAVRRLGQYRSGSSGTVVALENGAAGIRSAQAAGLACIAVGPHPAHVALEASAYVPSLAMLDSASLAALLTPPRQA; this is encoded by the coding sequence ATGCGTCCTGAGGCGATCCTGGTCGAGCTCGACGGCATCGTTATCGATACCTTCGCCCCGCGGCGGCAGGCCCTGAACGAGGCCTTGCGGGGCCATCAGGTGGAACTCACCGATGCCGAGTACTGGGATTGGTGTGCTGGCTGGCCGTCCGCTCGAGCCATCGAGGCGATCGCTCGGGAACGGCACCTGCCCCTGGACGCCACCGACCTGGAGCTCGCACGCCTGCGCGCAGACCGCGCCCTCGCCGCATCCCTGGGCAAGGGAACCATGCTGGCCGATGGTGCCCGTTCGGCCCTGGAGCGGCTCGCCTCACGTCACCGGCTCGCTGGGGTCACCCGACTGCGCCGCGCGGACGTCGCCCCCATCCTCGAATTGGCCCGCCTCGAACATGCGTTCTCGTTCGTGATCGGCGCGGAAGACGCGACCGCGGACAAACCCGATCCAGCGCCCTATCACCTCGCCGTGCGCCGACTGGGCCAGTATCGCAGCGGGTCGTCTGGAACGGTGGTGGCCCTGGAGAACGGCGCGGCGGGCATTCGCTCCGCACAGGCCGCCGGGTTGGCTTGCATCGCGGTAGGCCCACACCCCGCGCATGTCGCCCTCGAGGCCTCCGCCTACGTGCCCTCACTTGCCATGCTGGACTCCGCATCACTCGCCGCCCTCCTCACCCCTCCACGTCAAGCATGA
- a CDS encoding 4Fe-4S dicluster domain-containing protein, with amino-acid sequence MTAAEHPVGSRAVPDTPLAHAGAGLDLCVHCGFCLQACPTYLALDNENDSPRGRLVLMRGLLAGDLDPNDDAVATHFDRCLGCRGCETACPSGVPYGALLEATRSTLAVSRPRPAVARLILGTFRHRTVLRIALAVARIIRGTGLPDLIARLPREVSFPFAMLASTRRVLSPPPYAPEATSTGPTVALLTGCVMEGLYTETNRATERVLGHNGYRVVRARGQRCCGALHAHAGDVESARALARANIAAFEASGADFVVTNASGCGSLVKEYEHLFAGDDVWQPRARRLATRTRDVSELLAARGPRRGGIVNAVVTWDAPCHLQHAQRVTEPPLAVLAAIPGLRVVPLVDGDHCCGSAGIYNLVEPDTSTRVLDAKLARIEATGADLVVSSNPGCLMQLGAGLRTGPHRARAMHLVDLLDASYAAAGDRHAS; translated from the coding sequence ATGACCGCAGCTGAACATCCGGTGGGCTCTCGGGCAGTTCCGGACACCCCGCTCGCCCACGCGGGTGCGGGGCTCGACCTGTGCGTCCACTGCGGCTTCTGCCTTCAGGCCTGCCCGACCTATCTCGCGCTCGACAACGAGAACGACTCGCCGCGTGGTCGCCTGGTCCTCATGCGAGGACTCCTTGCGGGAGACCTCGACCCGAATGATGACGCCGTCGCCACGCACTTCGACCGCTGCCTGGGATGTCGCGGCTGCGAGACCGCGTGCCCGTCGGGGGTGCCATACGGCGCCTTGCTTGAGGCGACCCGCTCCACGCTGGCAGTGTCACGACCGCGGCCCGCCGTCGCACGACTCATCCTCGGCACGTTTCGCCACCGCACGGTGCTCCGCATCGCCCTGGCCGTCGCGCGCATCATTCGAGGGACCGGACTCCCCGATCTCATCGCCCGGTTGCCGCGCGAGGTGTCGTTTCCGTTCGCCATGTTGGCCTCCACCAGGCGCGTCTTGAGTCCGCCGCCCTATGCCCCGGAAGCGACGTCGACGGGGCCGACCGTCGCCTTGCTGACCGGTTGCGTGATGGAGGGACTGTACACCGAGACCAATCGCGCCACCGAGCGCGTGCTGGGGCACAACGGCTATCGGGTGGTCCGCGCCCGCGGGCAGCGGTGTTGCGGTGCGTTGCATGCGCACGCTGGTGATGTGGAGTCAGCGCGAGCACTCGCACGGGCAAACATCGCGGCGTTCGAGGCCAGTGGGGCCGATTTCGTGGTGACCAACGCCTCCGGTTGTGGGAGTCTCGTGAAGGAGTACGAACACCTCTTCGCGGGAGACGATGTCTGGCAGCCGAGGGCGCGACGGCTGGCCACACGCACGCGCGACGTCAGCGAACTCCTGGCCGCGCGCGGACCGAGGCGCGGTGGCATCGTCAACGCCGTCGTCACCTGGGACGCACCGTGCCACCTCCAACACGCGCAACGGGTGACGGAGCCGCCCCTCGCTGTCCTCGCCGCGATTCCCGGCCTGCGCGTGGTGCCACTCGTGGACGGCGACCACTGTTGCGGCAGCGCCGGGATCTACAACCTGGTCGAGCCGGACACCTCGACTCGCGTGCTGGACGCGAAGCTCGCGCGGATCGAGGCCACGGGAGCGGACCTCGTCGTGTCCAGCAACCCGGGATGCCTCATGCAGTTAGGGGCGGGCCTGCGCACGGGACCGCATCGTGCCCGCGCGATGCACCTCGTGGACCTCCTGGATGCGTCGTATGCTGCCGCGGGAGACCGCCATGCGTCCTGA
- a CDS encoding FAD-binding oxidoreductase — MRDSAGSGDTAMTHARRRDPILESGGGPEVRHAPSTEAELVDILRESAPHTTFRIRGAGTWTSVTERICADATLDLSRLRGITAYVPGDLTLTARAGTLLSEIAEVTRANGQWLPLDPWGGSTGTLGATLATASAGPLAATIGLPRDAALGLTIVDAAGIRTTAGGRVVKNVAGFDLVRLQVGAWGTLGILTEATVRLRPLPAVDRSCAIQLLENAGLAELITSLRQLTLGPLALEAVNSTLAATIGLPPAAMLLVRLGGSPRAVAQTLDQLLRHPGAHEISSSIWPTLAATESDGAAGVRYSVRPSQWPSLWTAVVDAGDATTRVHATPSRGIVRVVAPAALQDRVRQSTVSAGAMEIVEGAGPGVRGLPALRALGRRVRDAFDPHRRLNPGVMDDDRS, encoded by the coding sequence ATGCGGGATTCTGCTGGGAGTGGGGACACGGCGATGACACACGCGCGACGACGCGATCCGATTCTTGAGTCGGGGGGGGGCCCCGAGGTTCGGCATGCTCCATCCACCGAGGCCGAACTCGTCGACATCCTGCGAGAATCCGCCCCCCACACGACCTTCCGTATCCGGGGCGCAGGAACCTGGACCAGCGTCACGGAACGCATCTGCGCGGACGCCACCCTCGACCTGTCCCGACTGCGCGGGATCACGGCGTACGTTCCCGGCGACCTCACGCTGACCGCGCGCGCCGGCACCCTCCTCTCCGAAATCGCCGAAGTCACTCGCGCCAACGGACAGTGGCTCCCTCTGGATCCCTGGGGTGGCTCAACCGGGACCCTTGGCGCCACCCTGGCGACCGCGTCCGCAGGCCCCCTGGCCGCCACGATCGGGCTCCCGCGTGACGCCGCGTTAGGCCTCACGATCGTCGACGCGGCGGGCATCCGCACGACGGCCGGTGGGCGCGTGGTCAAGAACGTGGCCGGCTTCGATCTCGTCCGGCTCCAGGTCGGCGCGTGGGGAACGCTCGGCATTCTGACGGAGGCCACGGTGCGACTCCGACCCCTCCCGGCCGTGGATCGCAGTTGCGCGATCCAACTCTTGGAGAACGCCGGCCTCGCTGAACTCATCACGTCGTTGCGGCAGCTGACGCTTGGTCCCCTCGCCCTGGAGGCCGTGAACTCGACCCTGGCCGCGACCATCGGCCTGCCCCCCGCAGCGATGCTCCTCGTGCGCCTCGGCGGTTCCCCCCGCGCCGTTGCCCAGACGCTCGACCAATTGTTGCGGCACCCAGGCGCCCACGAGATCTCGAGCAGCATCTGGCCGACGCTGGCCGCCACGGAGTCGGACGGTGCCGCGGGTGTGCGGTACTCCGTGCGACCATCGCAATGGCCGTCGCTCTGGACCGCTGTTGTTGATGCCGGTGACGCCACCACACGCGTGCACGCCACGCCCTCCAGGGGAATCGTCCGTGTCGTGGCCCCCGCAGCGCTACAGGACCGCGTGCGGCAATCCACAGTTTCCGCCGGCGCGATGGAGATCGTGGAAGGCGCCGGCCCAGGCGTCCGTGGCCTGCCAGCCCTGAGGGCGCTCGGCCGCCGCGTGCGTGACGCGTTCGACCCGCATCGGCGGCTTAATCCTGGAGTCATGGACGATGACCGCAGCTGA
- a CDS encoding FAD-binding protein, which yields MIPPGLDRELADVVGTRWVLTRPGELLAYTSDGLPGYRHDPALVVLPGTRDEALAVVRLLARRNVAFVPRGAGTGLSGGALADGTVVLGLNRLRRILEIDVDNGWAVVEPGVVNAHLSRAVAAYGLHYAPDPSSQSACTIGGNVAENAGGPHCLKYGVTVNHVLALTVALADGSVVTLGSTEGEVSGYDLLGAFVGSEGCFGVVLDATVRLTINPPAVRTMLADFPTIDSAARATSAIIAAGLVPAALEMMDQPTIQAVEASIYAAGYPVDAAAVLLIELDGAAAGLDDDVARVAAACRDGGARDVRVATTEADRQRLWQGRKKAFGAMGRVSSHLVVQDAVIPRTRLPDVLAEIGRIGREEGVTVCNVFHAGDGNLHPNIPYNGNDAGETQRVERAMVRIMEACIAAGGSVTGEHGIGVDKLPYMPRLFSEATLGSMCRLRDCFDPERRMNPGKVVPVRSCREWAMSPAARR from the coding sequence ATGATCCCGCCGGGGCTCGACCGAGAGCTAGCGGACGTGGTGGGGACGCGGTGGGTGCTCACCCGCCCGGGGGAGCTGCTCGCCTACACGTCGGACGGACTGCCGGGCTATCGCCACGATCCCGCCCTGGTGGTGCTCCCCGGGACGCGGGACGAAGCCCTGGCGGTGGTGCGGCTCCTCGCGAGGCGCAATGTCGCGTTTGTCCCACGCGGGGCCGGCACGGGCCTGTCGGGTGGGGCGCTGGCGGACGGCACGGTCGTCCTCGGGCTCAACCGCCTGCGCCGCATCCTCGAGATTGACGTGGACAATGGGTGGGCGGTGGTGGAACCGGGGGTGGTCAACGCCCACTTGTCGCGCGCGGTGGCCGCATATGGCCTGCATTACGCGCCCGATCCGTCGAGCCAATCCGCGTGCACGATCGGCGGCAACGTCGCGGAGAATGCGGGGGGCCCCCACTGCCTCAAGTACGGCGTCACGGTGAACCACGTGCTCGCGCTGACGGTTGCCTTGGCCGACGGTTCGGTGGTGACGTTGGGGTCAACGGAGGGCGAGGTCTCGGGGTATGACCTGCTCGGGGCCTTCGTGGGATCCGAGGGCTGTTTTGGCGTGGTGCTCGACGCCACGGTGCGACTGACCATCAATCCGCCAGCGGTCCGCACGATGTTGGCTGATTTCCCAACGATCGACAGCGCGGCGCGAGCGACCAGTGCCATCATCGCGGCGGGCCTGGTCCCGGCCGCACTGGAGATGATGGACCAGCCGACGATTCAGGCGGTCGAGGCATCGATCTACGCTGCCGGATATCCGGTGGATGCCGCCGCCGTGCTGCTGATCGAGCTGGACGGCGCGGCCGCCGGACTCGACGACGACGTCGCGCGGGTGGCGGCGGCGTGCCGGGACGGTGGTGCTCGCGACGTCCGCGTGGCCACCACGGAGGCCGACCGACAGCGCTTGTGGCAGGGGCGCAAGAAGGCGTTTGGCGCGATGGGTCGTGTGTCGTCGCACCTCGTGGTGCAGGATGCCGTGATCCCGCGCACGCGGTTGCCCGATGTGCTGGCGGAGATCGGTCGCATCGGGCGCGAGGAAGGGGTGACGGTGTGCAATGTGTTTCACGCCGGCGACGGCAACCTGCACCCGAATATTCCCTACAACGGGAATGATGCTGGCGAGACGCAGCGGGTGGAGCGTGCGATGGTGCGCATCATGGAGGCGTGCATCGCAGCCGGCGGGAGCGTCACCGGCGAGCACGGGATCGGCGTGGACAAGCTGCCGTACATGCCGCGGTTGTTCAGCGAGGCGACGCTCGGGTCCATGTGCCGCTTGCGGGACTGCTTTGACCCGGAGCGACGCATGAATCCGGGGAAGGTGGTCCCGGTGCGCTCGTGCCGGGAGTGGGCGATGTCGCCCGCGGCGAGGCGATAG
- a CDS encoding LON peptidase substrate-binding domain-containing protein, with protein MTPVPLFPLPMVLFPGTVELLHIFEPRYRRMLADVMDGDRQFGLLSCPQGTAAGAIPRGTVGTMARVETVQPLADGRSNIAIRGLERFVFQSFVESPAPYHVGMVERLPESGSIALGATQDRLDQLFARATRAARTLVDDHSPAPELPVETVARAYAMAQLLDLPLPARLELLAIPDSATRTERLIAMVADELPGLEARAARHRAASSNGHGHHP; from the coding sequence GTGACGCCAGTGCCCCTGTTTCCGCTCCCGATGGTCCTCTTTCCGGGGACCGTGGAACTTCTGCACATCTTCGAGCCTCGCTACCGGCGAATGCTCGCGGATGTCATGGACGGGGACCGGCAGTTCGGGCTGCTCAGCTGTCCGCAGGGAACCGCCGCCGGCGCAATCCCGAGGGGGACCGTGGGCACGATGGCGCGTGTTGAGACCGTTCAGCCCCTCGCAGACGGGCGCAGCAACATTGCGATCAGGGGACTGGAGCGGTTCGTCTTTCAGTCGTTCGTGGAATCGCCGGCACCCTATCATGTCGGTATGGTCGAACGCCTCCCGGAGTCCGGGTCCATTGCACTCGGCGCGACCCAGGATCGACTCGACCAGCTGTTCGCGCGAGCCACCCGGGCGGCTCGCACCCTGGTCGACGATCACTCGCCGGCACCCGAGCTGCCGGTCGAGACCGTGGCGCGAGCCTACGCCATGGCCCAGCTCCTCGACCTGCCCTTGCCGGCGCGACTCGAGCTCCTGGCCATCCCCGATTCCGCCACTCGCACCGAGCGGTTGATCGCCATGGTCGCGGACGAGCTACCCGGCCTGGAGGCGCGCGCGGCGCGGCATCGTGCCGCGTCATCGAACGGTCACGGACACCATCCATGA
- a CDS encoding carbohydrate binding family 9 domain-containing protein, with protein sequence MFLTAFIIGALSSSATVTPTDSVRRVSASARGDSVVYKRPEEIRIPVRRARTKPVLDGRLDDEVWQEALPLDRFVQYEPVDAVLPPQPSIGRVAYDGEFLYIGFRAFERSRDDIRATIHPRERGGELDDKIAMSVDTYNDNRRTYVFRVSPANLQFDGVKTEGQRTDDTPDFVWYSAARIDSLGWTVEAAIPFASLRLPPSDSLDFGFDLVRYHGKAGVRSSWSPRRRGNPCDICQQGTLVGLGGVELRRTVDLLPYVSGTEVGLRAFGADSAFYGGKFQPTAPPRGFSMENPRGSIGGDLRVALTPSTTLNATFNPDFSQVESDDEQVRVNQRFALFFQERRPFFLESRDVFDVSRSGDGGGGSGGDQAGGQLLYTRAIVDPSAGGRITGKSGATQYGVLYARDDAPAWFYYDGYESGGVVANMQTRGDAVVGRVRRDILSDSWIGGSFLGRTAGTSRSSVAELDFSLRRKTIVFSAEGAVSNERAPGDSLLSSVFDGRERSGGYYTARLSQSGRNFNWNMSAAGLSPEYRNQLGRYSRVGVESFTGRLAFDQYPNGALIQKVSQSLSVSRTNAFGAGLLDYSITPRFELTFKQRAGFNVSYMIERQAILGVPLHQRGVFTDFRLETSRFVQFGGFFYGGDRELYDPANPRVSKGIFASLRMTIRPVPQASLEVRGQQSNHYDGWDGALVDDAKIVRLRGTYQVSRRLGMRLIGEYSDQFNTLVSNPVNERAIRYASSLLVTYELAPASFLYAGYNDLMQSYEQPVVTRPQTLRTGNQFFLKMSYLFRL encoded by the coding sequence ATGTTCCTCACCGCGTTCATCATCGGGGCCCTGTCGAGTTCCGCTACCGTCACCCCGACGGACTCCGTCCGGCGCGTTTCCGCGTCGGCGCGGGGAGATTCGGTGGTATACAAGCGACCCGAGGAAATTCGGATCCCGGTGCGTCGCGCACGAACGAAACCAGTCCTCGATGGGCGCCTGGACGACGAGGTGTGGCAGGAGGCCTTGCCGCTCGACCGATTCGTACAGTACGAGCCGGTCGACGCGGTCCTGCCGCCCCAGCCGAGCATTGGGCGGGTCGCATATGACGGAGAATTCCTGTACATCGGCTTTCGTGCCTTCGAGCGGAGCCGCGACGACATCCGGGCGACGATCCATCCACGCGAGCGCGGTGGTGAGCTGGACGACAAGATCGCGATGTCGGTGGATACCTACAACGACAACCGGCGCACATATGTCTTTCGGGTCTCGCCAGCCAACCTGCAGTTCGATGGCGTAAAGACGGAGGGTCAACGCACCGACGATACGCCCGACTTCGTCTGGTATTCCGCCGCGCGCATCGACAGTCTCGGCTGGACGGTGGAAGCCGCGATCCCGTTTGCCTCGCTCCGTCTCCCCCCGTCCGACTCGCTCGATTTCGGGTTCGACCTGGTGCGATACCACGGGAAGGCAGGCGTGCGCAGCTCGTGGTCTCCGCGCCGACGCGGGAACCCGTGCGACATCTGCCAGCAAGGGACGTTGGTCGGCCTGGGCGGCGTTGAGCTGCGACGGACCGTGGACCTCCTTCCCTATGTGTCCGGGACGGAGGTGGGGCTGCGCGCCTTTGGGGCGGATTCCGCGTTCTATGGCGGCAAGTTCCAACCCACCGCGCCTCCCCGCGGTTTCTCCATGGAAAATCCGCGGGGAAGTATCGGCGGTGACCTCCGCGTCGCCCTCACGCCTTCTACAACCCTTAACGCGACCTTCAATCCGGACTTCTCCCAGGTGGAGTCGGACGACGAGCAGGTCCGGGTCAACCAGCGATTTGCCCTCTTCTTTCAGGAACGTCGACCGTTCTTCCTGGAGAGCCGGGACGTGTTCGACGTCTCACGGAGCGGCGATGGTGGGGGGGGAAGTGGCGGGGACCAGGCGGGCGGTCAGTTGCTCTACACGCGCGCCATCGTGGATCCCTCGGCCGGTGGTCGGATCACGGGAAAGTCGGGGGCGACACAATACGGCGTCCTCTATGCGCGAGATGATGCCCCGGCGTGGTTCTACTACGACGGGTACGAAAGCGGCGGCGTCGTCGCCAACATGCAGACACGCGGGGACGCCGTCGTTGGACGCGTGAGGCGCGACATCCTCAGTGATTCGTGGATCGGAGGCTCGTTTCTCGGTCGCACGGCCGGGACTTCGCGCTCGTCGGTCGCCGAGCTGGACTTCTCGTTGCGACGAAAGACCATCGTCTTCTCCGCTGAAGGCGCCGTCTCGAACGAACGGGCCCCTGGTGATTCCCTCCTGTCCAGCGTGTTCGACGGCCGCGAGCGTTCCGGCGGGTACTACACGGCCCGCCTCTCACAGTCCGGTCGGAACTTCAACTGGAACATGTCGGCGGCCGGGTTGTCACCCGAGTATCGCAACCAGCTCGGCCGGTATTCGCGGGTCGGGGTCGAGAGCTTTACCGGCCGACTGGCGTTCGACCAGTACCCCAACGGAGCGCTGATCCAGAAGGTCTCCCAAAGCCTCTCCGTGAGTCGCACGAATGCGTTTGGGGCGGGGCTGCTGGACTACAGCATCACCCCGCGCTTCGAGTTGACGTTCAAGCAGCGTGCGGGCTTCAACGTCAGCTACATGATCGAGCGACAGGCGATCCTCGGTGTCCCCCTCCACCAGCGCGGCGTCTTTACGGACTTCCGGTTGGAGACCTCGCGCTTCGTCCAGTTCGGCGGGTTCTTCTACGGAGGCGACCGGGAATTGTACGACCCGGCCAACCCGCGGGTGAGCAAGGGGATCTTCGCCAGCCTCCGGATGACCATCCGGCCGGTGCCTCAGGCCAGCCTTGAGGTGCGCGGCCAGCAATCCAACCACTACGACGGGTGGGATGGGGCCCTCGTGGACGACGCGAAGATTGTGCGCTTGCGGGGGACCTACCAGGTTAGCCGGCGCCTGGGGATGCGGCTCATCGGGGAGTACTCTGACCAGTTCAACACCCTGGTGAGCAACCCGGTCAATGAGCGGGCGATCCGGTACGCGTCGAGCCTGCTGGTGACGTACGAGCTGGCCCCCGCTTCGTTCCTGTATGCCGGATACAATGACCTGATGCAATCGTACGAGCAGCCGGTGGTCACGCGCCCGCAGACCCTGCGGACGGGCAATCAGTTCTTCCTCAAAATGTCGTACCTGTTCCGCCTGTAG